A genomic region of Dehalococcoidales bacterium contains the following coding sequences:
- a CDS encoding ABC transporter permease yields the protein MNRRLVTRDSVAVTGAAIGLTSFFFGWLTFKPNRLAAGTGLSLWEGSGWTGTSLLLILWLACLALSLRGREKRYAAALGITANLIVAATLLLAGLSADKLMEGEATFARVSLGTGVWVALGGAYVTIFAARQRLEGWPVRQNLVSWSGLVVPGLLLIGGWLDNLSILQEFFGREERFIQETWQHIFIFSGSVSAGAVLGIPLGVWAARSKHIERPVFFITNITQTIPSLALFGLLIAPLSALSFSFPVLRELGIRGVGTTPAVIALIIYSLLPIVRNTFASLKQIDPAVIDAGQGMGMSRFQIFRRLEVPLSAPLVLEGIRTASVQAVGNTAVAALIGAGGLGWFIFQGLGQAAPDLIILGAIPIIVLALLVDAVMRGMVRLAKPEGLSGGSG from the coding sequence ATGAATCGCCGATTGGTCACCCGTGACAGCGTGGCCGTTACCGGGGCTGCTATCGGTCTCACCTCGTTCTTTTTCGGCTGGCTGACATTCAAACCTAACCGTCTCGCTGCCGGTACAGGCCTGAGCCTGTGGGAAGGTAGCGGCTGGACCGGAACCAGCCTGCTCCTGATATTATGGCTCGCCTGTCTGGCACTCAGCTTAAGAGGCAGAGAAAAGCGGTACGCAGCCGCCCTGGGCATTACGGCCAACCTCATAGTTGCTGCCACGCTGCTGCTGGCGGGACTGTCCGCTGACAAACTCATGGAGGGAGAAGCTACATTCGCCCGCGTGTCACTGGGGACGGGCGTATGGGTCGCTCTCGGCGGGGCTTACGTGACGATATTCGCCGCTCGCCAGAGACTGGAGGGTTGGCCTGTCCGGCAGAACCTGGTATCGTGGAGCGGGCTGGTAGTCCCCGGACTTCTGCTCATTGGCGGCTGGCTTGATAACCTGTCCATACTACAGGAATTCTTCGGACGTGAAGAGCGCTTTATCCAGGAGACATGGCAGCATATCTTCATTTTTAGCGGCAGTGTGTCCGCAGGCGCCGTACTGGGTATTCCGCTCGGCGTCTGGGCGGCGAGAAGCAAGCACATTGAGCGACCGGTATTCTTTATCACCAATATCACGCAGACAATACCCAGCTTGGCGCTTTTTGGTCTGCTTATTGCCCCGCTTTCGGCGCTGTCCTTTTCTTTTCCTGTCCTGAGAGAACTGGGCATCCGCGGTGTGGGCACCACGCCAGCCGTCATCGCTCTCATCATCTACTCCCTGCTGCCCATTGTCAGGAATACTTTTGCCAGCCTGAAGCAGATTGACCCGGCGGTGATTGACGCCGGACAGGGTATGGGGATGAGCCGTTTCCAGATATTCCGCAGACTGGAGGTCCCTCTTTCGGCACCTCTGGTATTAGAGGGGATCAGGACGGCATCTGTCCAGGCGGTAGGCAATACGGCAGTGGCGGCCCTCATCGGGGCGGGCGGACTGGGCTGGTTTATCTTCCAGGGGCTGGGGCAGGCCGCACCCGATCTGATTATCCTGGGCGCCATCCCCATAATTGTTCTGGCACTGCTGGTAGACGCTGTGATGCGGGGCATGGTCAGGCTGGCTAAACCTGAAGGACTGTCCGGAGGAAGCGGATGA
- a CDS encoding ABC transporter ATP-binding protein — MIRLEKVTKRYGETPAVNELSFEIEEGEVCVLIGPSGCGKTTTLRMINRLIEPTSGRIFIDGQDTSQISPEKLRQSIGYAIQSVGLFPHLTVAANIAVVPELLHWAKDRISRRTEELLALVGLDPAGYARKYPGQLSGGEAQRIGVARALAADPSILLMDEPFGAVDPLTRQRLQTQFVRIQQRLQKTIILVTHDLDEAIRLASRIAIMKSGELVQYDTPQAILSRPADRFVHDFIGTDRALKRLSSISILSYVRPAPSIMVDASSQKAAAAMGKRRYIWVVAENGQLMGWLDKDNLSTTASVREAMVIGNIEEIAVTNSATLHEALSRMLGQGFKSIPVVDEKGRFIGEVTLGDIEAATAEVEN; from the coding sequence ATGATACGCCTGGAGAAGGTGACCAAGCGTTATGGGGAGACACCAGCCGTAAACGAACTCTCCTTCGAGATCGAAGAAGGGGAAGTATGCGTGCTCATCGGCCCTTCCGGTTGCGGGAAGACCACCACCCTGCGGATGATTAACCGCCTCATCGAACCTACCAGCGGACGCATCTTCATCGACGGTCAGGACACCAGCCAGATCAGTCCGGAGAAACTGCGCCAGTCGATAGGGTACGCCATTCAGAGCGTGGGGCTGTTCCCTCACCTGACGGTAGCCGCCAATATCGCCGTAGTTCCCGAGCTACTGCACTGGGCTAAAGACCGCATCTCACGCCGTACCGAAGAATTGCTGGCACTGGTCGGCCTTGACCCTGCCGGATACGCCCGGAAATACCCCGGACAGCTTTCCGGGGGAGAAGCCCAGCGCATCGGAGTAGCCCGCGCTTTAGCTGCTGACCCGTCGATTCTGCTCATGGATGAGCCGTTTGGCGCCGTCGACCCCCTTACCCGGCAAAGGCTCCAGACGCAATTCGTCCGTATCCAGCAACGGTTGCAGAAGACCATTATCCTGGTAACCCATGACCTCGATGAGGCGATACGGCTGGCCAGCCGTATCGCCATCATGAAATCAGGGGAACTGGTACAATACGATACCCCGCAGGCAATACTCTCCAGGCCAGCCGACAGGTTCGTTCACGATTTCATCGGCACTGACCGGGCGCTGAAACGCCTGTCCAGCATCAGCATCTTGAGCTACGTCAGACCGGCGCCTTCGATCATGGTAGACGCTTCCAGCCAGAAAGCGGCGGCGGCCATGGGTAAGCGACGTTATATCTGGGTGGTGGCTGAGAACGGGCAGCTAATGGGCTGGTTAGACAAGGACAACCTCTCGACAACGGCTTCCGTCAGGGAAGCGATGGTCATTGGAAATATCGAGGAAATCGCCGTCACGAATAGCGCCACCCTGCATGAAGCGCTCTCACGCATGCTGGGGCAGGGATTCAAAAGCATCCCCGTAGTTGATGAAAAAGGCCGCTTCATCGGTGAGGTAACCCTGGGTGATATTGAGGCGGCAACCGCCGAGGTAGAAAACTAG